In the genome of Dermacentor andersoni chromosome 3, qqDerAnde1_hic_scaffold, whole genome shotgun sequence, one region contains:
- the LOC140216585 gene encoding uncharacterized protein, translated as MRKALTISADHPILIIGDFNANHTSWGYRKNCRKGTSLWTFIQNEGLSLLNDIDQPTRIGTSIQHNTSPDLTLSKHIPNSHWTNTQHSFGSDHYILGTDLNLTTLAQVRKRRLEVVDWDKFRQIRRDVPVTITDLDTWTQTLTKDVAGATSTIPNTPNAETADSRLLHLWEAHASLQKRWLAHKHNRPLKRRIAALVKEIEAHASQLAHQHWGQLCDRMSGNLGLRDTWTFLRCLLEPGGTKAAQRKNVNRILHKLPLQDDVLLDALKTHYLTTTPPTPLPTYTGGPNPTLDEDISKWEVKAAIQKLRTTSAPGPDKINNKMLRNLDERSMQAITDLFNRYWQDGALPAQWTHARITFIPKPEWQLTDLERWEVAVSSSDPAVQKQLVGWASEVAGRHRLLATSRDQGPTQE; from the exons ATGCGCAAGGCACTCACGATCAGTGCGGACCACCCCATTCTGATAATAGGAGACTTTAACGCCAACCACACCAGTTGGGGCTACCGTAAAAACTGTCGTAAAGGCACCTCGCTTTGGACTTTCATCCAGAACGAAGGCTTATCTCTGCTCAACGACATAGATCAACCCACAAGGATCGGAACAAGTATTCAACACAACACCAGCCCGGACCTAACCCTCTCAAAACACATCCCCAACAGTCATTGGACCAACACGCAGCACTCGTTCGGTAGTGATCACTATATACTCGGCACCGATCTCAACCTCACAACCTTGGCCCAGGTTAGAAAACGACGCCTGGAGGTGgtggactgggacaagttccgtcaAATCCGAAGAGACGTCCCAGTCACCATCACAgatctggacacctggacacaaACCCTCACCAAGGACGTGGCTGGGGCCACATCCACAATCCCTAACACCCCAAATGCAGAGACGGCAGATAGTCGATTACTACATCTTTGGGAAGCGCATGCCAGCCTTCAAAAAAGGTGGCTCGCTCACAAACACAATCGGCCACTTAAGCGGCGCATAGCCGCTCTCGTAAAGGAGATTGAAGCACATGCAAGCCAACTGGCACACCAACATTGGGGCCAGCTGTGCGATCGTATGAGCGGCAACCTCGGCCTCAGAGACACGTGGACATTTCTTCGTTGCTTGCTCGAACCAGGAGGCACAAAAGCAGCGCAAAGGAAGAATGTCAACCGCATTCTGCACAAGCTCCCTCTGCAGGATGACGTCTTGTTAGACGCTCTTAAAACACATTACCTTACCACAACTCCACCTACCCCGCTCCCTACTTACACCGGCGGCCCCAATCCTACACTAGATGAGGACATTTCCAAATGGGAAGTTAAAGCTGCCATACAGAAACTACGCACCACTTCGGCCCCGGGGCCAGACAAAATCAACAACAAGATGCTCAGGAATCTGGACGAGCGCTCCATGCAGGCTATAACAGACCTCTTCAACAGGTACTGGCAAGATGGAGCGCTACCAGCCCAATGGACGCACGCCCGCATAACCTTTattccgaaaccag AATGGCAACTCACTGACCTCGAGCGATGGGAGGTCGCGGTGTCCAGCTCCGACCCAGCTGTCCAAAAGCAGCTGGTGGGCTGGGCTTCGGAAGTCGCCGGACGTCACCGACTGCTGGCCACTTCACGAGACCAAGGGCCAACCCAGGAATAG
- the LOC129382982 gene encoding uncharacterized protein — protein MADQATDTACVDVQQRDGGAASPKHVLAKPGGSPFFQEGHMNAGEQHSEELAKIMAKMMSCSPMEMGPDGGHLPPDDIAASQKMRDLLAKAEHSGEEDGDAAVQRIEGLVAQGRDLLEQMNDTLNTLLAAELHGAASAAEDADASR, from the exons ATGGCGGACCAGGCGACCGACACG GCGTGCGTCGACGTCCAGCAgcgcgacggtggcgccgcctCGCCCAAGCACGTCCTCGCCAAGCCCGGCGGGTCGCCCTTCTTCCAGGAGGGCCACATGAACGCCGGGGAGCAGCACTCCGAGG AGCTGGCCAAGATAATGGCGAAGATGATGAGCTGCTCTCCCATGGAGATGGGCCCCGACGGAGGACACCTGCCACCGGACGATATCGCCGCATCGCAGAAG ATGCGCGACCTGCTGGCCAAGGCCGAGCACAGCGGGGAGGAAGACGGCGACGCCGCCGTGCAGCGCATCGAGGGGCTGGTGGCCCAGGGCAGGGACCTGCTCGAGCAGATGAACGACACCCTCAACACCCTGCTGGCCGCCGAGCTGCACGGCGCCGCCTCGGCCGCCGAAGACGCCGACGCCTCTCGCTGA